A stretch of Gymnodinialimonas phycosphaerae DNA encodes these proteins:
- a CDS encoding ABC transporter permease, with amino-acid sequence MSALTLRPNWAWPGVLICVVAVVWALDWRLAIIAAVWLIAWGINAILARNGTPGARILVPLIFGLTLLTLWEMAVRLYEVSPVILPAPTAIAVAFATNTATLWADFVQTILRGALPGYALGCGAAVLTALAIDRSRFLQKGLLPVGNFIAALPIVGTAPILVMWYGFGPSSKIAVVVAMVFFPMLVNAVQGLKESSAMQRDLMHTYAANYWQTLFKLRLPTALPFLFNGLKICSTLALIGAIVAEFFGSPTVGMGFRIKIEVGRLAMDMVWAEITVAALAGSGLYGLMALAERWLTFWHPSQRRG; translated from the coding sequence ATGAGCGCTTTGACCCTCCGTCCGAACTGGGCCTGGCCCGGTGTTCTGATCTGTGTGGTCGCAGTGGTCTGGGCGCTGGATTGGCGGTTGGCGATCATCGCGGCCGTTTGGCTGATCGCCTGGGGGATTAACGCGATCCTGGCGCGCAACGGCACCCCCGGCGCGCGCATTCTGGTGCCGCTGATCTTCGGGTTAACGCTGTTAACCCTTTGGGAGATGGCCGTGCGCCTCTACGAGGTGAGCCCGGTGATCCTGCCCGCACCGACAGCCATCGCGGTGGCGTTCGCGACCAATACGGCGACGCTGTGGGCGGATTTCGTCCAGACCATCCTGCGCGGGGCCCTGCCGGGCTATGCATTGGGATGCGGGGCGGCGGTGCTGACGGCGCTGGCCATCGACCGGTCGCGGTTCCTGCAAAAGGGCCTGCTGCCCGTGGGCAACTTCATCGCGGCGCTGCCGATTGTGGGCACAGCGCCGATCCTGGTGATGTGGTACGGATTCGGGCCGTCGTCGAAGATCGCGGTGGTCGTGGCGATGGTTTTCTTCCCGATGCTGGTGAATGCCGTTCAGGGCCTGAAGGAAAGCAGCGCGATGCAGCGCGACCTGATGCACACCTATGCGGCCAACTACTGGCAGACGCTGTTCAAACTGCGCCTGCCCACGGCGCTGCCGTTTTTGTTCAACGGTTTGAAAATCTGCTCAACCCTTGCGCTTATCGGGGCGATTGTGGCTGAATTTTTTGGCTCACCCACCGTGGGTATGGGCTTTCGGATCAAGATCGAGGTCGGACGGCTGGCCATGGATATGGTCTGGGCCGAGATTACGGTCGCGGCGCTGGCGGGCTCGGGCCTGTATGGCTTGATGGCCTTGGCCGAGCGGTGGCTGACATTCTGGCACCCGTCACAAAGACGGGGCTAA
- a CDS encoding ABC transporter ATP-binding protein — protein sequence MIVIQAQSLDLTFQTNDGPVQALSDVSLDINKGDFVSFIGPSGCGKTTFLRVIAALEQPTGGEVTVNGMTPDEARKARAYGYVFQAAGLYPWRTIEKNIKLPLEIMGFSREEQEDRANNVLQLVDLEGFGKKFPWQLSGGMQQRASIARALAFDADILLMDEPFGALDEIVRDRLNEELLKLWAATNKTIGFVTHSIPEAVYLSTKIVVMSPRPGRITDVIESDLPRERPLDIRDTPEFLALAHRVREGLREGHAYD from the coding sequence ATGATAGTCATCCAAGCCCAATCCCTCGACCTCACGTTCCAAACGAACGACGGCCCCGTTCAGGCGCTGTCGGACGTCTCGCTCGATATAAACAAGGGGGATTTCGTCTCCTTCATCGGCCCGTCTGGCTGCGGAAAGACCACCTTCCTGCGCGTCATCGCCGCCCTCGAACAGCCCACCGGCGGCGAAGTCACCGTAAACGGCATGACACCCGACGAGGCCCGCAAAGCGCGGGCTTATGGGTATGTGTTTCAGGCCGCGGGCCTCTACCCGTGGCGGACGATTGAGAAGAACATCAAGCTGCCGTTGGAGATCATGGGGTTCTCGCGCGAGGAGCAGGAAGATCGCGCGAACAACGTCCTGCAACTCGTTGATCTGGAAGGCTTTGGCAAGAAATTCCCGTGGCAGCTCTCAGGCGGCATGCAGCAGCGCGCCTCCATCGCCCGCGCCCTTGCGTTTGACGCCGATATCCTGCTGATGGATGAGCCGTTCGGAGCGCTGGACGAAATCGTGCGCGACCGTCTGAACGAGGAACTCCTGAAGCTTTGGGCCGCGACCAACAAGACCATCGGCTTCGTTACCCACTCCATCCCCGAGGCTGTCTACCTCTCCACCAAGATCGTCGTCATGTCGCCGCGACCGGGGCGGATCACCGATGTGATCGAAAGCGATCTGCCGCGCGAGCGCCCCTTGGATATCCGCGACACGCCGGAGTTTCTGGCGCTGGCCCACCGGGTGCGCGAAGGCCTGCGCGAGGGGCATGCCTATGACTGA
- a CDS encoding ABC transporter substrate-binding protein, which produces MKHLTLGAAALLATGGMAVAQDEVNLQLQWVTQSQFAGYYAALENGYYDEENLAVNIIPGGPDIAPPQVLAGGGADVMLNWMPSALAARENGLPVVNIAQPFVRSGLMLTCWADSGITEPADLAGHTVAHWFFGNEYPFLSWMSQLGIGVEGGDDGVTLLQAGFNVDPLLQRQADCMSTMTYNEYWQVIDAGVTPEELVTFRYEDFGVSTLEDGIWALEENLDDPEFVDRMARFVRASMRGWAWAAENPDEAAMIVLDYDETGAQTEEHQLRMMGEVALLVAGGDGRLDEAAYQRTVDTLLAGGSDPVISAAPEGAFTHVITDAALAE; this is translated from the coding sequence ATGAAACATCTGACACTTGGCGCAGCCGCGCTCTTGGCCACCGGCGGCATGGCCGTGGCGCAGGACGAGGTGAACCTGCAATTGCAGTGGGTCACCCAAAGCCAGTTCGCGGGCTATTACGCGGCGCTGGAGAACGGCTATTACGACGAGGAAAACCTTGCCGTGAACATCATCCCCGGCGGTCCCGACATCGCGCCGCCGCAGGTGCTGGCCGGTGGCGGCGCGGATGTGATGCTGAACTGGATGCCAAGCGCGCTGGCCGCGCGGGAGAACGGGTTGCCCGTGGTCAACATCGCGCAGCCCTTTGTCCGCTCGGGCTTGATGCTGACCTGTTGGGCCGACAGCGGCATCACCGAGCCGGCCGATCTGGCCGGCCACACGGTGGCGCATTGGTTCTTCGGCAACGAATACCCGTTCCTGTCGTGGATGTCCCAGTTGGGCATTGGCGTGGAAGGGGGGGACGATGGCGTGACCCTGTTGCAGGCGGGCTTCAACGTCGATCCGCTGTTGCAGCGTCAGGCCGATTGCATGTCCACGATGACCTATAACGAATACTGGCAGGTCATCGATGCAGGCGTCACGCCCGAAGAACTGGTGACGTTCCGCTACGAGGATTTCGGCGTGTCGACGCTGGAAGACGGCATCTGGGCGCTTGAAGAGAACCTGGACGACCCAGAGTTCGTGGACCGCATGGCCCGTTTTGTGCGAGCGTCGATGCGCGGATGGGCCTGGGCGGCCGAGAACCCCGATGAGGCGGCGATGATCGTGCTCGATTATGATGAGACCGGCGCCCAGACCGAAGAGCATCAGCTGCGCATGATGGGTGAGGTCGCGCTGCTTGTTGCGGGTGGTGATGGCCGCCTGGACGAAGCGGCCTATCAGCGGACCGTCGACACCTTGTTGGCAGGCGGCTCGGACCCGGTGATCTCGGCCGCGCCGGAAGGGGCGTTCACCCACGTCATCACGGACGCCGCCCTGGCCGAGTAG
- a CDS encoding ATP-binding protein produces the protein MLSLDGLIAVCVLYVLGLFAIAFWAEKSAQQGRATWLNSPITYTLSLSIYATAWTFYGAVGSAARSGLEFLTIYLGPTLVFVGWFWVLRKVVRIGRAQRVTSIADMISSRYGKSGGLAALVTVLAVVGTTPYIALQLQSVTLSFSVFAQPGAFGSAGSGATAAWLAAGLALFTIIFGTRSLDLNERHPGLVSAIAFEAIVKLAAILAVGSFVVWGVADGPADMLARIEASAIAREPINGARWLGLTVLAGAAILCLPRMFQVLVVENSDERHLAVAGWAFPLYLMLISLFVVPIAVAGMSLPGTGDNPDLYVLTVPLSLNQDALALLVFLGGFSAATSMVIVAALALSTMVSNHIVVPLWLQLNQSGKVMGGDMRRVALMARRVSIAGVLLLGLLYYRQSGGTAALASIGLISFLGVAQVLPALMGGILWRGATRVGAALGIGAGFAIWGWLLLLPNVAETGGLIAPMLLEGPFGIAWLSPATPLGLQATDSLLTAMVLSLGVNTALFILGSLFSFPSPLERLQGAQFVNVFDHSRALRGWRGAVGTADDLLIMAQRIMGSARAGRLFADVAEGQGRDGDLPEPTPEFLERLERELAGSVGAATAHAMVAQITGAAAVSVRDLLAVADETAQIMEYSSQLEAKSEELAQTARRLREANAKLTELSVQKDAFLSQISHELRTPMTSIRAFSEILMQAELVDDAAQARFSRIIHDESLRLTRLLDDLLDLSVLENGRVTLNMDTAVLADVMDRAISAAGAEGDTRLIIKRDRAAEKVDLWTDADRLSQVFINLISNAQKYCDAEAPELTISVVRSGQGLAVEFVDNGSGIPARQEALIFEKFARLDTARGAPGAGLGLAISREVMTRLDGKLSFLPGPGGARFRVTLPMAALQAA, from the coding sequence ATGTTGAGCCTCGACGGTCTTATCGCGGTCTGTGTGCTTTATGTGCTGGGGCTTTTCGCGATTGCCTTCTGGGCGGAGAAAAGCGCGCAACAGGGGCGGGCGACCTGGCTGAACTCTCCGATCACCTACACCCTGAGCCTGTCGATCTACGCGACCGCCTGGACGTTCTACGGCGCGGTGGGATCGGCGGCGCGCTCGGGCCTGGAGTTCCTGACGATCTACCTTGGGCCGACGCTGGTCTTCGTGGGCTGGTTCTGGGTCCTGCGCAAGGTCGTGCGGATCGGGCGCGCCCAACGGGTGACGTCGATTGCGGACATGATTTCATCGCGCTACGGCAAATCGGGGGGGCTGGCGGCGCTGGTCACGGTCCTCGCGGTGGTCGGCACCACGCCCTATATCGCGCTGCAATTGCAATCGGTGACGCTGTCGTTCTCGGTCTTCGCGCAGCCCGGCGCATTCGGGTCGGCGGGCAGCGGTGCGACGGCGGCCTGGCTGGCGGCGGGGCTGGCGCTGTTCACCATCATCTTCGGCACGCGGTCCCTGGACCTGAACGAGCGCCACCCCGGCCTTGTCAGCGCGATCGCGTTCGAGGCCATCGTCAAGCTGGCCGCGATCCTTGCCGTGGGCAGCTTCGTGGTCTGGGGTGTGGCCGATGGCCCCGCCGACATGCTGGCGCGCATCGAGGCCAGCGCCATCGCGCGAGAGCCGATTAACGGGGCCCGCTGGCTGGGTCTGACAGTGCTGGCGGGCGCGGCGATCCTGTGCTTGCCGCGGATGTTCCAGGTGCTTGTGGTCGAGAATTCGGACGAGCGGCACCTGGCTGTCGCCGGTTGGGCGTTTCCGCTTTACCTGATGCTGATCTCGCTTTTTGTGGTGCCGATCGCCGTGGCGGGGATGAGCCTGCCGGGCACGGGCGATAACCCGGACCTTTATGTTCTGACCGTTCCGCTATCCCTCAATCAGGACGCGCTGGCGCTGCTGGTGTTTCTGGGGGGCTTCTCGGCGGCGACCTCGATGGTGATCGTGGCGGCCCTGGCGCTATCGACAATGGTGTCGAACCACATCGTCGTGCCCCTGTGGTTGCAGTTGAACCAAAGCGGCAAGGTCATGGGCGGCGATATGCGCCGCGTGGCGCTGATGGCCCGGCGCGTCTCGATCGCGGGGGTCCTGCTTCTGGGCCTGCTCTACTACCGCCAATCGGGGGGCACGGCGGCGCTGGCCTCTATCGGGTTGATCTCGTTTCTTGGCGTGGCGCAGGTCTTGCCGGCTCTGATGGGGGGCATCCTGTGGCGCGGGGCGACGCGCGTCGGGGCCGCCCTTGGGATCGGCGCGGGCTTCGCGATCTGGGGCTGGTTGTTGCTTCTCCCCAACGTGGCCGAGACCGGCGGGCTGATCGCGCCGATGCTGTTGGAAGGGCCCTTCGGTATCGCGTGGCTGTCGCCTGCCACGCCACTGGGATTGCAGGCGACGGACTCTTTGCTGACCGCGATGGTGCTGTCGTTGGGGGTGAACACGGCGCTGTTCATCCTTGGGTCCCTGTTCAGCTTCCCCTCGCCGTTGGAGCGCTTGCAGGGGGCGCAATTCGTCAACGTCTTCGATCACTCGCGCGCCTTGAGGGGCTGGCGCGGCGCAGTCGGCACCGCCGATGACCTGTTGATCATGGCTCAAAGGATCATGGGCTCTGCCCGCGCCGGGCGCCTGTTCGCGGACGTGGCCGAGGGGCAGGGCCGCGACGGGGACCTGCCGGAGCCGACGCCGGAATTCCTGGAACGCCTTGAGCGCGAGTTGGCGGGATCCGTGGGCGCGGCGACAGCTCACGCGATGGTGGCACAGATCACCGGGGCAGCGGCTGTGTCGGTGCGCGACCTTCTGGCGGTGGCCGATGAGACGGCGCAGATCATGGAGTATTCCAGCCAGTTGGAGGCCAAATCCGAAGAACTCGCCCAAACCGCCCGCCGCCTGCGCGAGGCCAACGCGAAACTGACCGAACTGTCGGTGCAAAAAGACGCGTTTCTGTCGCAGATCAGCCACGAATTACGCACGCCGATGACCTCCATTCGCGCGTTCTCGGAAATCCTGATGCAGGCCGAGCTTGTAGATGACGCCGCCCAGGCACGGTTCAGCCGGATCATCCACGACGAAAGCCTGCGCCTGACGCGGCTGCTTGACGACCTGCTGGACCTGAGCGTGCTGGAGAACGGGCGTGTGACGCTGAACATGGACACGGCCGTGCTTGCCGACGTGATGGACCGTGCGATCTCGGCTGCCGGGGCGGAGGGCGACACGCGCCTGATTATCAAACGCGACCGCGCCGCCGAAAAGGTGGATCTGTGGACCGATGCCGACCGCCTGAGCCAGGTGTTCATCAACCTGATCTCCAACGCCCAGAAATACTGTGACGCAGAGGCGCCGGAACTGACCATTTCCGTGGTGCGTTCGGGCCAGGGCCTTGCGGTGGAGTTTGTTGACAACGGGTCGGGCATTCCGGCCCGGCAAGAGGCGCTGATCTTCGAGAAATTCGCCCGCCTCGACACGGCGCGGGGGGCGCCGGGGGCGGGTCTGGGCCTTGCGATCAGCCGTGAGGTCATGACGCGCCTCGATGGGAAGTTGAGCTTCCTGCCGGGCCCCGGCGGCGCGCGGTTCCGGGTGACCTTGCCGATGGCTGCGCTTCAAGCGGCGTAA
- a CDS encoding ABC transporter permease, producing MRRITGAILPVLVVVGVIVAIWYAAAYNMNRAWTLDQAERRALEITASDVFTDTMWQERPRLPAPHQVAIELWNTTAGEPMLRERRGELRPNPRSLWFHAFQTLAPTLLGFVIGTLAGMLLAVSIVHNRAMDMSVMPWAIASQTIPILAIAPIVIVVLNAVGLVGLVPKSLISAYLSFFPVVVGMVKGLRSPGAMDLDLLRTYSASRAETFWKLRLPASVPFLFASLKVGIAAALVGTIVAELPTGARFGLGARLLTGSYYGQTIQIWSALFMAAICAAVLVMILGAIERATLKRMGLDR from the coding sequence ATGCGGCGGATCACCGGCGCGATCCTGCCGGTGCTGGTCGTGGTCGGCGTGATCGTGGCGATCTGGTACGCGGCCGCCTACAATATGAACCGCGCTTGGACTCTGGATCAGGCCGAACGGCGGGCGCTGGAGATCACAGCGTCCGATGTGTTCACCGACACCATGTGGCAGGAGCGTCCGCGCCTGCCTGCCCCCCACCAGGTGGCGATCGAATTGTGGAACACCACCGCCGGAGAGCCGATGTTGCGTGAGAGGCGCGGAGAGTTGCGGCCCAATCCCCGTAGCCTGTGGTTCCACGCCTTCCAGACCCTCGCGCCGACGCTTCTGGGCTTCGTGATCGGCACACTTGCGGGGATGCTTCTGGCGGTGTCCATCGTCCACAACCGCGCCATGGACATGAGCGTGATGCCTTGGGCGATTGCCTCGCAGACCATTCCGATCCTGGCGATCGCGCCGATTGTCATCGTGGTGCTGAACGCCGTCGGGCTGGTGGGGCTGGTGCCCAAATCCTTGATTTCGGCCTACCTGTCGTTCTTTCCTGTGGTGGTGGGCATGGTGAAGGGGCTGCGCAGTCCCGGCGCGATGGACCTTGATCTGTTACGCACCTATTCGGCCTCGCGGGCCGAGACGTTCTGGAAACTGCGGCTGCCCGCGTCCGTGCCGTTCCTATTCGCCTCGCTGAAGGTGGGTATCGCGGCAGCGCTTGTCGGCACCATCGTGGCGGAACTCCCCACCGGCGCACGCTTCGGCCTTGGCGCACGGCTGCTGACGGGCAGCTACTATGGACAGACTATCCAGATCTGGAGCGCGCTGTTCATGGCGGCGATCTGCGCGGCGGTTCTTGTGATGATCCTGGGCGCGATAGAGCGCGCGACGTTGAAACGGATGGGGTTGGACCGATGA
- a CDS encoding helix-turn-helix transcriptional regulator, whose translation MAKAPPEHLTGSRIRERRLALGLKQGALAEAVGVSPSYLNLIEHNHRRIGGKLLLELARVLKVDASALTDGVDAGISELLDAAARALGDVPAETARIDELVARFPGWTALIAAQEARARALEGQIDALRDRLAHDPALAEAMHEVLSSVAAIRTTADILVREKDLDPAWRGRFHRNLHEDAERLSGRATGLLAQFEAPGAGADVSAPEETVEAMFEAAGHYFSEIETAGDAVDAAIEAVLARSAGMEDAPARARAETQLRAYAEDARRLPMVDFAPLARAAGHDPARVLAAAGGAAGGDVALVLRRMASLPAEDGVPPRGLAICDASGALLHRRRLQGFAMPRVAAGCPLWPLYRVLGRIGQADMAVIETPQGARFKAWAVAQPVGEPQAFGQVPRVVATMLVMPAGPETDASEVIASGPGCGICPREGCLARR comes from the coding sequence TTGGCCAAGGCCCCGCCAGAGCATTTGACCGGAAGCCGGATCAGGGAGCGCCGTCTTGCCCTTGGCCTGAAGCAGGGCGCCCTGGCGGAGGCGGTGGGCGTCTCGCCGTCGTACCTCAACCTGATCGAGCACAATCACCGAAGGATCGGGGGCAAGCTGCTGCTGGAGCTGGCCCGGGTGCTGAAGGTCGATGCCTCGGCGCTGACGGATGGCGTGGATGCGGGGATCAGTGAATTGCTCGACGCGGCGGCGCGCGCCCTGGGCGATGTTCCGGCAGAGACGGCGCGGATCGACGAGTTGGTGGCGCGCTTCCCTGGCTGGACGGCCCTGATCGCGGCACAAGAGGCACGGGCACGGGCGTTGGAGGGGCAGATCGATGCCCTTCGCGACCGGTTGGCCCATGACCCGGCGCTGGCGGAGGCGATGCACGAGGTGCTGTCATCCGTCGCGGCGATCCGCACCACGGCGGATATCCTGGTGCGAGAGAAGGATCTGGACCCGGCATGGCGGGGGCGGTTCCATCGCAACCTGCACGAGGATGCGGAGCGGCTGTCAGGGCGCGCTACGGGCCTGTTGGCGCAGTTCGAGGCGCCTGGGGCGGGGGCAGATGTCTCGGCCCCGGAAGAGACGGTGGAGGCCATGTTCGAGGCCGCGGGCCATTACTTCTCCGAGATCGAAACGGCAGGAGACGCGGTAGACGCGGCGATAGAGGCGGTGCTGGCCCGCAGCGCGGGGATGGAGGACGCGCCCGCGCGGGCACGCGCAGAAACCCAGTTACGCGCCTATGCCGAGGACGCACGGCGCCTGCCGATGGTGGATTTCGCGCCACTGGCGCGGGCGGCGGGCCATGACCCGGCGCGGGTGCTGGCGGCGGCAGGGGGCGCGGCAGGGGGCGACGTGGCGCTGGTCCTGCGGCGCATGGCGAGCCTGCCCGCGGAGGATGGCGTGCCGCCCCGCGGCCTTGCGATCTGCGATGCTTCGGGCGCGTTGCTGCATCGCCGACGCTTGCAGGGCTTCGCGATGCCTCGGGTGGCGGCGGGGTGTCCGCTATGGCCGCTATACCGGGTGTTGGGCCGGATCGGACAGGCGGACATGGCGGTGATCGAGACCCCGCAAGGCGCGCGGTTCAAGGCCTGGGCCGTGGCGCAACCAGTGGGCGAGCCACAGGCCTTCGGTCAGGTGCCAAGGGTGGTGGCCACCATGCTGGTAATGCCGGCGGGACCTGAGACGGACGCCTCGGAAGTGATCGCCAGTGGCCCCGGTTGCGGCATCTGCCCACGGGAGGGATGCCTCGCCCGCAGGTAG
- the hydA gene encoding dihydropyrimidinase, with amino-acid sequence MSKVIKGGTIVTADRQWQADVLIEGEKIAEIGENLRGDEVIDAEGAYVIPGGIDPHTHLEMPFMGTTAAETFETGTFAAAAGGTTMLVDFCLPGEDGSLLNAIDAWDKKSKDQICVDISYHMAITGWNEDIFNEMDAVVNQRGINTFKHFMAYKGALMIEDDEMFASFKRCAELGALPLVHAENGDIVQELQQKYMAMGVTGPEGHAYSRPPEVEGEAANRAIMIADAAGTPLYIVHVSCEQAHEAIRRARQKGMRVFGEPLIQHLTLDESEYFNKDWQYAARRVMSPPFRSKDHQDGLWAGLAAGSLQVVATDHAAFTDEQKRMGVDNFGMIPNGTGGLEERMAMLWTQGVETGRLTPEEFVAVTSSNIAKILNIYPMKGGINVGGDADVVVWDPKLGRTITTATAKSILDYNVFEGMEVSASPRYTLSRGEVVWAAGQNSQPMPGRGRFVKRPPAASASKALSKWKALNTPRKIERDPMNIPAGI; translated from the coding sequence ATGAGCAAAGTGATCAAAGGCGGCACGATCGTGACCGCGGACCGTCAATGGCAGGCGGATGTTCTGATCGAGGGCGAGAAAATCGCCGAGATTGGAGAGAACTTGCGCGGCGATGAGGTCATCGACGCCGAGGGCGCCTATGTGATCCCCGGCGGGATCGACCCCCACACGCACCTGGAAATGCCCTTCATGGGAACCACGGCGGCCGAGACGTTCGAGACCGGCACCTTTGCGGCGGCGGCGGGTGGCACCACGATGCTGGTGGATTTCTGCCTGCCCGGAGAGGATGGCTCCCTTCTGAATGCGATTGATGCCTGGGACAAGAAATCCAAGGATCAGATCTGCGTTGATATCTCTTATCACATGGCAATAACCGGTTGGAATGAAGATATCTTTAACGAGATGGACGCCGTCGTGAACCAGCGCGGCATCAACACCTTCAAGCACTTCATGGCCTATAAGGGCGCGCTGATGATTGAGGACGACGAGATGTTTGCGTCGTTCAAGCGCTGCGCGGAACTGGGGGCATTGCCGCTGGTCCATGCCGAAAACGGCGATATCGTCCAGGAATTGCAGCAGAAATACATGGCGATGGGCGTGACGGGGCCGGAAGGCCACGCCTATTCCCGCCCGCCCGAAGTGGAGGGCGAAGCCGCCAACCGTGCCATAATGATCGCCGATGCTGCCGGCACGCCGTTGTATATCGTGCACGTCTCCTGCGAGCAGGCCCACGAGGCCATCCGCCGCGCCCGCCAAAAAGGGATGCGGGTCTTTGGTGAGCCGTTGATCCAACACCTGACGCTGGATGAGAGCGAGTATTTCAACAAGGATTGGCAATACGCCGCGCGTCGCGTGATGTCGCCGCCGTTCCGGTCCAAGGACCATCAGGACGGCCTTTGGGCAGGCCTCGCCGCCGGCTCGCTTCAGGTCGTGGCCACGGACCATGCCGCCTTCACCGATGAGCAAAAGCGCATGGGCGTGGACAACTTCGGCATGATCCCCAACGGCACCGGCGGGCTGGAGGAGCGGATGGCGATGCTTTGGACGCAAGGCGTGGAAACGGGCCGTCTGACGCCCGAAGAGTTCGTTGCGGTGACGTCCTCGAACATCGCCAAGATCCTGAATATCTATCCGATGAAGGGTGGGATTAACGTGGGCGGCGACGCCGATGTGGTGGTATGGGACCCGAAACTGGGCCGCACGATCACGACCGCCACGGCGAAATCCATCCTTGATTACAACGTGTTCGAGGGGATGGAGGTGAGCGCCTCGCCCCGCTACACGCTGTCGCGTGGAGAGGTGGTTTGGGCGGCGGGTCAGAACTCGCAACCGATGCCGGGCCGTGGGCGCTTCGTGAAGCGTCCCCCGGCGGCGAGTGCTTCCAAGGCGCTGAGCAAGTGGAAGGCTCTGAACACGCCGCGCAAGATCGAGCGCGATCCGATGAACATTCCGGCGGGGATTTGA
- a CDS encoding Zn-dependent hydrolase translates to MPAPAENMKIDGARLWDSLMEMAKIGPGIAGGNNRQTLTDEDSEGRHLFADWCKAAGCTMGVDTMGNMFARREGTDPDALPVYVGSHLDTQPTGGKYDGVLGVLGGLEIIRTLNDLGLKTKHPIVVTNWTNEEGTRYAPAMLASGVFAGKHTQDWAYARVDADGKTFGDELKRIGWVGDEKVGDRKMHAFFELHIEQGPILEAEGKDVGVVTHGQGLRWIECTVNGKESHTGSTPMHMRKNAGRGLALITELVHEIAMKNQPNAVGAIGHIDVYPNSRNIILGKVVFTVDMRTHILDKLEAMVAELMERAPKLCEDIGVSFEAEIVGQFNPPAFDAKCVTAIRQAAERLGLSHMDIVSGAGHDACWINDVAPTAMVMCPCVDGLSHNEAEEISPEWAAAGANVLFHAVVETAEIVT, encoded by the coding sequence ATGCCAGCCCCCGCAGAAAACATGAAGATCGACGGCGCCCGCCTGTGGGACAGCTTGATGGAGATGGCCAAGATCGGCCCCGGCATCGCGGGCGGCAACAACCGCCAGACGCTGACCGATGAGGACAGCGAGGGGCGGCACCTGTTCGCGGATTGGTGCAAGGCGGCGGGCTGCACCATGGGCGTCGATACCATGGGCAACATGTTCGCCCGGCGCGAGGGCACGGACCCCGACGCGCTGCCGGTTTACGTGGGCAGCCACCTCGATACGCAGCCCACGGGGGGCAAGTATGATGGGGTGCTTGGTGTGCTTGGGGGCCTGGAGATTATCCGCACGCTGAATGACTTGGGGCTCAAGACAAAGCATCCGATCGTGGTGACCAATTGGACGAATGAGGAAGGGACGCGCTACGCGCCCGCCATGCTCGCATCTGGGGTCTTTGCGGGCAAACACACGCAAGACTGGGCTTACGCGCGCGTCGATGCCGACGGCAAGACGTTCGGCGATGAGTTGAAGCGCATCGGTTGGGTGGGGGATGAGAAGGTCGGCGACCGCAAGATGCATGCCTTCTTCGAGTTGCACATCGAACAGGGCCCGATCCTCGAGGCGGAAGGCAAAGACGTGGGCGTCGTGACCCACGGGCAGGGCCTGCGCTGGATCGAGTGCACGGTGAACGGCAAGGAGAGCCATACCGGCTCGACGCCCATGCACATGCGCAAGAACGCGGGCCGGGGTCTCGCGCTGATCACCGAACTTGTCCACGAGATCGCGATGAAGAACCAGCCCAATGCCGTGGGCGCGATCGGACACATTGACGTGTACCCCAACTCTCGTAACATCATTCTGGGCAAGGTCGTCTTCACCGTCGATATGCGCACGCATATTCTCGACAAGCTGGAGGCCATGGTGGCCGAGCTGATGGAGCGTGCGCCAAAGCTTTGCGAGGACATTGGCGTCAGCTTCGAGGCCGAGATCGTCGGTCAGTTCAACCCGCCCGCCTTCGATGCCAAATGTGTCACGGCGATCCGGCAAGCTGCGGAAAGACTTGGGCTTTCTCACATGGATATCGTATCCGGGGCAGGGCACGATGCGTGCTGGATCAATGATGTGGCCCCGACGGCGATGGTGATGTGTCCCTGTGTGGACGGTTTGAGCCATAACGAGGCCGAGGAAATCAGCCCGGAATGGGCGGCGGCCGGGGCGAATGTGTTGTTCCATGCGGTCGTGGAAACGGCGGAGATTGTAACATGA
- a CDS encoding response regulator transcription factor has translation MTVQKQSRESQVAQTGGVQGAGPAQGTDPDGARTPASTSGPIGRILIVEDESNILEALSFILGRAGWDVRGHGKGEDALQEIARLSPDILVLDVMLPGRSGFDILADLRARPETQALPVLMLTAKGQAKDREQAMALGANGFLTKPFSNTELLEVIAAMGGQSSAASPDNGPDGAG, from the coding sequence ATGACGGTACAAAAGCAAAGTCGCGAGAGCCAAGTGGCTCAGACAGGCGGGGTACAGGGCGCGGGCCCGGCCCAAGGCACAGACCCGGACGGGGCGCGGACACCGGCGTCGACGTCGGGACCTATCGGGCGAATTCTGATCGTCGAGGACGAGAGCAACATCCTGGAGGCGTTGAGTTTCATCCTTGGGCGCGCGGGATGGGACGTGCGCGGCCACGGCAAGGGAGAGGACGCCCTGCAAGAGATCGCCCGCCTGTCGCCCGATATACTGGTGCTGGACGTGATGTTGCCCGGACGCTCGGGCTTCGACATCCTTGCAGACCTGCGCGCGCGGCCTGAAACCCAGGCGCTTCCGGTTCTGATGCTGACCGCCAAGGGCCAGGCCAAGGATCGCGAGCAGGCGATGGCGCTGGGGGCCAATGGGTTCCTGACCAAGCCGTTCTCCAACACCGAACTGCTGGAGGTCATCGCCGCGATGGGCGGGCAGTCTTCGGCCGCATCCCCGGACAACGGTCCCGACGGGGCGGGCTGA